From one Thermomicrobiales bacterium genomic stretch:
- a CDS encoding O-antigen ligase family protein produces MISASVLFQRPIERPTLIVGVGASLLVVSSAWISPLLMPIVAGILLLAAISLRHPWLGVALLVASVPIQQIGAVAGLTATRAALIIALATWAAALLVQREPVRGTRLMVPFLVLIVWMIATIPVARDPHASGAEVFRWVIALIAFMLAMQFLADSPRRRLILFILVIALVGALEAMAGTVLGLIGFGPASFAVAGSISRAYGSFGRPNSFAGYLEISLFPALWLGVYMLTVSWSRARRYRETRLGGFAASRSERWELARAVALAVVLGGSAGVMLLGVLISFSRGAWVGVAAGLGISGLLALRRRIVIALALAPAAVLVLGLVVMTVAPTTLTGRLASIADEARPFDASSIPITPDNFAVVERMAHWQAGWHMFEDHPLTGVGIGNFNARYPDYFVRTEFRFSQGHAHNYYIHTLAETGIIGLIAYLTTATGFLVLAVIVALRSTDAMARFVALGSAGTMTAVYVHNVFENLHVLNLGILISVTWAMSVVAHRMWRRSDPDVADVHEID; encoded by the coding sequence ATGATCTCGGCGAGTGTGCTGTTTCAGCGCCCGATCGAGCGGCCGACGTTGATAGTCGGCGTCGGCGCAAGCCTCCTCGTCGTTTCCAGCGCCTGGATCTCTCCGCTGCTCATGCCGATCGTCGCCGGAATCCTGTTGCTTGCCGCGATCTCGCTCCGTCATCCCTGGCTTGGAGTGGCGCTGCTGGTCGCCAGCGTGCCGATCCAGCAAATCGGCGCAGTAGCCGGGTTAACGGCGACCCGCGCTGCGTTGATCATTGCGCTTGCTACCTGGGCAGCGGCGCTGCTGGTTCAGCGCGAGCCAGTCCGAGGAACGCGTCTGATGGTCCCGTTCCTCGTTCTCATCGTCTGGATGATCGCAACAATCCCTGTCGCCCGCGACCCACACGCAAGTGGCGCGGAAGTCTTCCGGTGGGTCATCGCACTCATTGCTTTCATGCTCGCCATGCAGTTCCTGGCAGACAGCCCTCGTCGGAGGCTGATCCTTTTCATTCTGGTTATCGCGCTCGTCGGGGCGCTCGAGGCAATGGCCGGCACCGTTCTTGGGCTGATCGGATTCGGGCCAGCAAGCTTCGCGGTAGCCGGATCGATCTCTCGCGCCTACGGGTCATTCGGAAGGCCAAACTCCTTCGCGGGTTATCTGGAGATTTCGCTCTTTCCTGCGCTCTGGCTGGGCGTCTACATGCTGACAGTGTCATGGAGTCGGGCCCGCCGCTATCGCGAGACGCGCTTGGGAGGTTTTGCGGCAAGCCGCAGCGAGCGTTGGGAGCTGGCGCGCGCCGTCGCGCTCGCAGTCGTCCTCGGCGGGTCGGCCGGCGTGATGTTGCTCGGGGTACTGATCAGCTTCTCACGTGGCGCTTGGGTGGGGGTTGCGGCGGGGCTTGGAATATCCGGGTTACTGGCTTTACGTCGCCGGATCGTCATTGCGCTAGCACTGGCGCCCGCCGCCGTGCTGGTGCTCGGTCTGGTCGTGATGACAGTCGCGCCAACCACGTTGACTGGCCGGCTGGCATCGATCGCCGACGAGGCACGACCGTTCGACGCATCCTCCATCCCCATCACTCCGGACAACTTCGCCGTGGTCGAACGGATGGCACACTGGCAGGCGGGGTGGCATATGTTCGAGGATCACCCGCTAACAGGTGTCGGGATCGGAAACTTCAATGCCCGATACCCCGACTATTTCGTCCGGACCGAGTTCCGCTTCTCCCAGGGACACGCCCATAACTACTATATCCACACCCTCGCAGAGACCGGAATAATCGGGCTGATCGCATACCTGACGACGGCGACAGGCTTCCTCGTGCTCGCCGTGATCGTCGCTCTGCGCTCTACCGATGCAATGGCGCGATTTGTGGCACTGGGATCGGCGGGCACGATGACGGCGGTCTACGTTCACAATGTGTTCGAGAATCTGCACGTGTTGAATCTGGGGATCCTCATTAGCGTCACTTGGGCGATGTCGGTCGTCGCCCATCGAATGTGGCGGCGTAGCGATCCGGATGTGGCCGATGTCCATGAAATCGACTGA
- a CDS encoding lysylphosphatidylglycerol synthase transmembrane domain-containing protein has translation MTYDASIADDQQSSSAALTLETDLAAAAARPPSIGERLRSPQTIISFVVAFALIYFIFTQMHINIGDVWSQIRTANPALLFLAFAAYYGSFPFRAARWRRLLLNAGISEDKGYAIPNLQGLTEIYLLGWFANCVVPAKLGDAYRGYLLKKHAGPSFSRTLGTIFAERLLDVVALVMIMMLSALFVFHGSIPVSLRPWFIVGAVLVLIGLGGLLALMTASHHLQRLVPRRFRNSYLTLAEGIVTSFSRTGFLAVASLTVVVWILEGVRVYFGAQAIGVNLSFSAAIFVALLASLLTTIPFTPAGMGFVEGGTVLAVKLFGMTAAQATAVAIIDRAIASYSVILIGGLLYLVTKRK, from the coding sequence ATGACGTACGATGCATCGATCGCCGACGATCAGCAGAGCTCATCTGCAGCACTTACGCTCGAGACGGATCTGGCGGCCGCTGCGGCGCGCCCCCCGTCCATTGGCGAGCGCCTGCGTTCGCCGCAGACGATCATCTCCTTCGTCGTCGCATTCGCTCTGATCTACTTCATTTTCACGCAGATGCATATCAACATCGGCGATGTGTGGAGTCAGATCCGTACCGCGAATCCGGCCCTTCTATTCCTGGCCTTTGCCGCGTATTACGGGTCGTTCCCTTTTCGCGCTGCACGATGGCGAAGGCTGTTGTTGAACGCGGGCATCAGCGAGGACAAGGGATACGCGATCCCCAACCTCCAGGGGCTCACCGAAATCTATCTCCTGGGCTGGTTCGCGAACTGTGTGGTGCCGGCCAAGCTTGGTGACGCCTACCGCGGGTATCTCCTGAAGAAGCACGCCGGGCCGTCATTCAGCCGGACGCTCGGCACGATCTTCGCTGAACGTTTGCTCGACGTTGTCGCGCTCGTCATGATCATGATGCTCTCGGCGTTGTTCGTGTTCCACGGAAGCATCCCCGTGTCCCTTCGGCCGTGGTTCATCGTCGGCGCGGTGCTGGTCCTGATCGGCCTCGGCGGACTCCTTGCTCTAATGACAGCCAGTCATCATCTGCAGCGACTCGTGCCACGTCGGTTCCGCAATAGTTACCTGACACTCGCAGAGGGAATCGTTACGTCGTTCTCGAGGACGGGATTCCTGGCAGTGGCCAGCCTGACGGTCGTCGTCTGGATTCTCGAGGGAGTCCGTGTGTACTTCGGCGCGCAGGCCATCGGCGTGAATCTCTCATTCTCTGCGGCGATCTTCGTGGCGTTACTCGCGAGCTTGCTGACAACGATTCCGTTCACGCCGGCCGGCATGGGGTTCGTCGAGGGCGGGACGGTCCTCGCCGTGAAGCTCTTCGGCATGACTGCGGCCCAGGCGACTGCCGTGGCGATCATCGACCGCGCGATCGCCAGTTACAGTGTCATTCTCATCGGTGGATTGCTCTACCTGGTCACGAAGCGTAAGTAG
- a CDS encoding glycosyltransferase family 1 protein, with protein MRIAYDATAAATQSAGVGRYSRELLRELVSLNANDDVQVVCAANPSAARAVMDQLPPGAMRELRRIPGGYRATTIAWQRLRIPIPVESFTRPFEVFHATDFVAPPSRQPIVTTVHDLSYLRVPELGEPRLVRYLTSAVPRTLARSQRIIAVSASVAADLVDAYPETRDRVVAIPNGVRRPPVATIEPASERATVLMVGTIEPRKNHLGVLAAMRLVRDRVRDAELLIVGRAGWRSAEIVEAIGSAEAEGWVRWLPNAGDLDLAQAYASSTIFVYPSLYEGFGLPILEAMSYGLPVVAGDIPALREAAGDAASFADPADEIAIADQISALLEDTDLPADLRSRGLARVAGYSWRNTAEQTRRVYEQAKRGGR; from the coding sequence ATGCGGATCGCCTACGACGCCACCGCGGCCGCAACGCAGTCCGCGGGTGTTGGTCGGTACAGCCGCGAGCTCTTGCGCGAGCTGGTCAGCCTCAATGCAAATGATGACGTTCAGGTTGTCTGTGCTGCCAACCCATCCGCCGCACGGGCAGTCATGGATCAACTGCCGCCGGGGGCGATGCGGGAGCTCCGGCGAATCCCCGGCGGATATCGCGCCACCACCATCGCCTGGCAACGGCTTCGCATCCCGATTCCGGTCGAGTCGTTCACTCGCCCTTTCGAGGTCTTTCATGCCACCGATTTTGTGGCCCCGCCATCACGACAACCGATCGTTACGACCGTTCATGACCTCTCCTATCTTCGTGTCCCCGAGTTGGGAGAGCCGAGGCTCGTCCGCTATCTCACATCCGCGGTACCGAGAACACTCGCTCGCAGCCAACGGATCATTGCCGTGTCAGCATCCGTCGCCGCGGATCTCGTCGATGCCTATCCGGAGACTCGGGATCGCGTCGTCGCGATTCCGAATGGGGTAAGGCGACCGCCGGTTGCCACAATCGAGCCTGCGAGCGAGCGGGCAACCGTTCTGATGGTCGGAACAATCGAGCCACGAAAGAATCATCTCGGCGTGCTCGCAGCCATGCGCCTCGTCCGCGACCGCGTGCGAGATGCCGAGTTGCTCATCGTCGGCAGGGCAGGCTGGCGTTCTGCGGAGATCGTCGAAGCGATCGGGTCGGCCGAGGCTGAGGGGTGGGTACGCTGGCTTCCAAACGCCGGAGATTTGGACCTGGCACAGGCGTACGCCAGTTCGACGATCTTCGTCTATCCCTCCTTGTATGAGGGGTTCGGCCTGCCGATACTGGAGGCGATGTCCTATGGTCTGCCCGTCGTTGCGGGTGACATTCCCGCGCTTCGCGAAGCTGCCGGCGATGCCGCCAGTTTCGCAGACCCGGCAGATGAAATTGCGATCGCCGATCAGATTTCTGCGCTGCTGGAGGATACTGATCTGCCGGCCGACCTCCGGTCACGAGGTCTCGCGCGAGTGGCGGGCTATAGTTGGCGGAACACGGCGGAACAGACGCGGCGAGTCTATGAGCAAGCGAAGCGCGGCGGAAGGTGA
- a CDS encoding FtsW/RodA/SpoVE family cell cycle protein, translated as MKAALARIRFTELQLLVVPSIMTVVGLLTIFLASTRDLNWDWRDIWVSLAYMAAVFAISIWFSITGFKGDQVLFPIVVCLSGLGLLMMQRLTPSLVEIDDSYAGLARQQLIYLGMGLALLAGVVTFVRNIGWLRRYKYTWAFGGLGLMLLTMVIGTERYGARLWLEIGPFTIQTSEITKIAMVVFLAAYLAENQELIVSTYRVGPLRLPPIPYLMPMVLMWGFSMLVVVAQNDLGTALLFFGVFLAMLYMASGRLTYVIAGLAAFAVGVYVAYNMFGRVQLRVANWLDPWRDPIDAGYQQIQGEYALAAGRLFGAGLAQGHPTFIPAVHSDYIFAAIGEELGLLGTVVVLLLCLLLVFRGLSISLRARDSFGRFLAVGLTTILAIQTLIIVGGTVRLIPLTGITLPFISAGGSSLLTNFIIIGLLLRISDPDLAG; from the coding sequence ATGAAAGCGGCGCTTGCCCGGATTCGGTTTACCGAGCTCCAGCTCCTCGTCGTGCCGTCGATCATGACGGTCGTTGGGCTGCTGACGATCTTTCTCGCATCCACGCGTGATCTGAACTGGGACTGGCGAGACATCTGGGTATCGCTCGCCTATATGGCAGCGGTTTTTGCGATCTCAATCTGGTTCTCGATTACCGGCTTCAAAGGCGATCAGGTTCTATTCCCGATAGTCGTCTGTCTCTCAGGTCTTGGCTTGCTGATGATGCAGCGGCTGACACCGTCGCTTGTGGAGATCGATGATAGCTATGCCGGCCTGGCCCGTCAGCAACTGATCTACCTCGGGATGGGCCTTGCCTTGCTGGCTGGCGTCGTGACCTTCGTGCGAAACATCGGGTGGCTCCGCCGATACAAGTACACGTGGGCGTTCGGTGGCCTCGGGCTGATGCTTCTGACGATGGTGATCGGGACGGAGCGCTACGGTGCACGCCTCTGGCTCGAGATCGGTCCATTCACGATCCAGACGTCCGAGATCACCAAGATCGCGATGGTGGTGTTTCTGGCGGCCTACCTCGCGGAGAATCAGGAGTTGATCGTCTCGACGTATCGCGTGGGGCCGCTGCGGCTCCCGCCTATTCCGTACCTGATGCCGATGGTTCTGATGTGGGGCTTTTCGATGCTCGTCGTCGTCGCGCAGAACGATCTCGGCACGGCCCTGCTGTTCTTCGGTGTCTTCCTCGCGATGCTCTATATGGCCAGTGGTCGGCTGACATATGTCATCGCCGGCCTCGCCGCATTCGCAGTTGGCGTCTACGTCGCCTACAACATGTTTGGCCGGGTCCAGCTTCGGGTTGCGAACTGGCTCGATCCCTGGCGTGATCCGATCGATGCTGGCTACCAGCAGATTCAGGGCGAGTATGCTCTGGCGGCTGGAAGGCTATTTGGCGCCGGTCTGGCCCAGGGGCATCCAACCTTCATCCCCGCAGTGCACTCGGACTACATCTTCGCTGCAATCGGCGAGGAGCTCGGTCTGCTCGGAACCGTCGTGGTCCTGCTGCTTTGTCTGCTGTTGGTGTTCCGCGGCCTCTCGATCTCATTGCGCGCTCGCGACAGCTTCGGCCGCTTTCTCGCTGTTGGGCTAACGACGATTCTCGCGATCCAGACGCTCATCATCGTCGGGGGCACTGTGCGGCTGATTCCGTTGACCGGGATTACATTGCCGTTCATCAGCGCCGGTGGCAGCTCACTGCTCACCAACTTCATCATTATCGGGCTGCTATTGCGTATCTCCGATCCGGATCTGGCGGGCTAG
- the mtnP gene encoding S-methyl-5'-thioadenosine phosphorylase: MTASPRLGIIGGSGLYQLEAFEQLEQIALDTPFGRPSSPVGLGRLNGVEVAFISRHGVGHHLSPSDLPYLANVYAMKSLGVTHLVSISAVGSLSEEIVPGSFVVPDQIIDRTAGRERTFFRDGIVAHVSIADPFCATLSRQVAAHAAKSGLGVTSGGVYVCIEGPQFSTRAESRMFRSWGGSIIGMTAMPEARLAREAGLCYACLAMVTDWDVWHQVEEPVSVAAVLVNLRAMTSAVQSLVVDLAGASLTQCESGCVDALDAAIVTELDIVPAGIRERLSTIVGPRLDGGA, translated from the coding sequence GTGACCGCATCGCCACGTCTCGGGATCATCGGTGGAAGCGGACTCTATCAGCTCGAGGCATTCGAGCAGCTCGAGCAGATCGCTCTCGATACACCGTTCGGCCGGCCGTCGTCGCCAGTCGGCCTCGGTCGGCTGAACGGTGTCGAAGTCGCCTTCATCAGCCGCCACGGCGTCGGACATCATCTCTCACCGAGCGACCTCCCATACCTTGCCAACGTCTACGCGATGAAGTCGCTCGGGGTGACTCACCTCGTTTCGATCAGCGCGGTCGGGAGCCTGAGCGAAGAGATCGTTCCCGGCAGCTTTGTTGTGCCAGACCAGATCATCGATCGCACCGCCGGGCGCGAGCGAACGTTCTTCCGCGACGGGATCGTCGCCCATGTGTCAATAGCCGATCCATTCTGCGCCACACTGTCGCGGCAGGTGGCAGCACACGCTGCCAAGTCGGGGCTGGGAGTGACATCGGGCGGTGTGTATGTCTGCATCGAGGGTCCGCAGTTCTCGACGCGCGCCGAGTCACGGATGTTTCGATCCTGGGGTGGTTCGATCATCGGGATGACGGCGATGCCGGAGGCGCGGTTAGCGCGGGAAGCGGGGCTCTGTTACGCGTGCCTCGCGATGGTGACGGACTGGGACGTCTGGCACCAGGTCGAGGAGCCTGTCTCGGTTGCGGCGGTGCTCGTGAATCTGCGAGCGATGACTTCAGCCGTCCAGTCGCTCGTTGTGGATCTGGCCGGCGCCTCGTTGACGCAATGCGAGAGTGGCTGTGTCGACGCGTTGGACGCCGCAATCGTTACCGAGCTGGATATCGTGCCAGCGGGGATTCGCGAGCGGTTATCGACCATCGTCGGTCCACGTCTCGACGGCGGCGCATGA
- a CDS encoding penicillin-binding protein 2 yields the protein MNRFLRFASFITALLVVGYGLGETSDRADERWLLLLAGAGIMLAVAWWPRGTRSLPIYNRTVLRWATIIVVGFTLVTIQLVRIQVVEGNRIASRSAETADGQVVQNPRERLRALQVQRGSILDRHGQVLADSVQIKDGTFIRRYPNTEAAGLIGYYSPALYGSTNIERAFDQYLSGQKGGNPAEEWLNGVVHADKRGYDVGLSIDINLQAKANELLAGRPGAVVLMDAQTGEVLAMAGAPSFDPNRLYANTGQQADEEMAAIRAYWAELIADPNAPLVFRPTQGLFSPGSTFKTVTASALVDSGKANADTVFRDEGLFEVDGRVVEEPNRPDPTQINFTLEQAYAWSLNVVFAQIGLQLGSDTLLDYAQRFGFGSSLAFDFPTAETQIASSRDELNNRALLADTGFGQGQILATPLQMAVVAATIANDGAASRPSVVEQVVDPDGNVLERFAHGDGHRVISPESAATMRRLMEASASYGYARGVEIDGATVGGKTGTAEVGEGEPHSWYTGYAISGNRRIAVAVIVEHAGAGSKVALPIGAEMLRAALATPE from the coding sequence ATGAACAGGTTTCTGCGCTTCGCTTCATTCATCACTGCGCTACTCGTCGTCGGATATGGCCTTGGGGAGACGAGCGACCGCGCCGACGAGCGATGGTTGCTCTTGCTAGCCGGCGCGGGGATCATGCTTGCGGTGGCGTGGTGGCCTCGCGGCACGCGATCGCTGCCGATCTATAACAGGACGGTGTTGCGATGGGCGACGATTATCGTCGTGGGATTCACGCTCGTGACGATTCAGCTCGTCCGAATTCAGGTGGTTGAGGGCAATCGAATCGCCTCTCGTAGTGCCGAAACTGCCGACGGCCAGGTCGTCCAGAACCCTCGCGAACGGCTCCGCGCGTTACAGGTCCAACGCGGCTCGATCCTGGATCGGCATGGTCAGGTGCTGGCGGATTCTGTGCAGATCAAGGATGGCACCTTCATCCGCCGCTACCCGAACACAGAGGCCGCCGGGCTCATCGGCTACTATTCGCCGGCGCTGTATGGCTCGACGAATATCGAGCGAGCCTTTGACCAGTATCTCTCTGGCCAGAAGGGCGGCAACCCCGCCGAGGAATGGCTCAATGGGGTTGTTCATGCAGACAAGCGCGGATATGACGTCGGTCTGTCGATCGACATCAACCTGCAGGCGAAGGCAAATGAGCTGCTTGCCGGCCGCCCCGGGGCGGTTGTACTCATGGATGCGCAAACCGGCGAGGTGCTGGCAATGGCCGGCGCTCCATCCTTTGACCCGAACCGTCTCTATGCGAACACAGGCCAGCAGGCTGACGAAGAGATGGCGGCGATCCGGGCATACTGGGCTGAGCTCATTGCCGATCCGAACGCCCCGCTTGTCTTCCGACCGACGCAGGGTCTGTTCAGCCCCGGCTCAACGTTCAAGACAGTGACCGCGTCGGCGCTGGTGGACTCGGGAAAGGCTAATGCCGATACCGTCTTTCGCGACGAAGGTCTGTTCGAGGTCGATGGACGTGTTGTCGAAGAACCCAACCGTCCCGACCCTACTCAGATCAACTTCACGCTCGAGCAGGCGTATGCATGGTCGTTGAACGTCGTGTTCGCGCAGATCGGGCTCCAGCTCGGCAGTGACACGTTGCTCGACTACGCGCAGCGATTCGGCTTCGGTTCGAGTCTGGCTTTCGATTTTCCGACTGCCGAGACCCAGATCGCCTCGTCCCGCGACGAGCTGAACAATCGCGCATTACTGGCCGACACCGGCTTCGGGCAGGGCCAGATTCTGGCGACTCCACTCCAGATGGCTGTCGTCGCGGCGACGATCGCCAATGATGGCGCCGCCTCTCGACCGTCAGTTGTCGAGCAGGTTGTCGACCCTGACGGCAACGTACTCGAGCGATTTGCGCACGGCGATGGCCATCGAGTGATCAGCCCTGAGTCGGCCGCTACGATGCGACGCCTGATGGAAGCCTCGGCGAGCTACGGATACGCCCGGGGGGTTGAAATCGACGGGGCGACCGTCGGTGGCAAGACTGGCACTGCCGAGGTCGGCGAGGGCGAGCCGCATTCATGGTACACAGGCTATGCGATCTCGGGAAACCGACGAATTGCGGTCGCGGTCATCGTCGAACATGCGGGCGCTGGCTCGAAGGTCGCGCTGCCGATCGGCGCAGAAATGCTCCGCGCGGCGCTTGCCACGCCCGAATAG
- a CDS encoding UDP-glucuronic acid decarboxylase family protein: MRVVVTGGAGFIGSHLCEGLLNDGHEVIILDNFITGRWLNLQDLVNHPRLTVIEHDVIEPIEVDGVDQVFHLASPASPVGYMRHPIETHLVNSVGTLNMLRLAQRAGASFLFTSTSEAYGNPAVHPQTEDYFGNVNPVGPRSCYDESKRFGESITMEFVRQWGFDARIVRIFNTYGPRTDPDDGRVIPSFISLAEERQPVVVFGDGSQTRSLCYVSDLVRGLRLAMDTPGTTGEVINLGNPDERTVMEIATLITRLCGSDAGVRYEPARQDDPERRRPDISKAIRLLGWQPEVGLDVGLRQTVDYFRSVERVTG; encoded by the coding sequence ATGCGAGTAGTCGTGACCGGAGGAGCTGGCTTCATCGGTTCCCATCTGTGCGAGGGTCTGCTCAACGACGGTCATGAGGTCATCATCCTCGACAACTTCATCACCGGCCGATGGCTGAACCTGCAAGACCTCGTGAACCATCCACGATTAACCGTGATCGAGCATGACGTGATCGAGCCGATTGAAGTCGATGGCGTCGATCAGGTCTTCCATCTTGCCAGCCCGGCCAGCCCGGTCGGCTATATGCGCCACCCGATCGAGACGCATCTGGTGAACTCCGTCGGGACGTTGAATATGCTCCGGCTCGCGCAGCGCGCTGGCGCATCATTCCTCTTCACCTCGACGAGCGAAGCGTACGGAAACCCGGCTGTCCACCCACAGACCGAGGATTACTTCGGTAACGTCAACCCGGTTGGTCCCCGCTCCTGCTACGACGAGAGCAAGCGCTTCGGCGAGTCGATCACGATGGAGTTCGTCCGTCAGTGGGGGTTCGACGCGCGAATCGTTCGCATCTTCAACACCTACGGGCCGCGCACCGATCCCGACGACGGACGAGTCATCCCAAGCTTCATCTCACTCGCGGAAGAACGCCAGCCAGTTGTCGTATTCGGTGATGGATCCCAGACTCGATCGCTGTGCTACGTGTCCGACCTCGTGCGTGGCCTACGGCTGGCGATGGATACGCCCGGCACGACGGGAGAGGTAATCAATCTCGGAAATCCCGACGAACGGACCGTCATGGAAATCGCCACGCTCATCACCCGCCTTTGCGGCTCCGACGCAGGCGTTCGCTACGAGCCCGCCCGGCAGGATGATCCCGAGCGCCGGCGACCCGACATTTCGAAGGCAATCCGGCTACTTGGATGGCAGCCGGAGGTCGGACTAGACGTGGGCCTTCGACAAACGGTCGATTATTTCCGGTCGGTCGAGCGCGTCACGGGCTAA
- a CDS encoding O-antigen ligase family protein: protein MTDSSRPPLHRDVIVALGAMISVAGAGIVNAPAFAIVAIVLVAMVAAVISPVGLAAASIATLPWFYHPLSLAQAVVPASELLLVAAAVGVGVRTAGSLVLDRPGRRGTLTSLGDTFRSPLVIVALSVTIIGLVLAIWPYDPLHRAESLREWRWTLAEPLILIGVLTLTARRHARLVGLALLAGATLASMQGIGDLITGGGVVVEGTHRIAGPYQHPNSLAIYQARALAFAAAWWALDGRERRWLTPVVVVIGLATVATFSRGAIMAAGIAGLLILWHAPPRLRATGYAAGALGLAGLLIVARERMLDLFSGGSGSLRLAIWDSALRMIADRPIRGYGNDQFLYAYLPRYVNPVAWSERFTAHAHNFILDFWVRLGIIGLAFAILAAIACLRAGWRFTVGSGMGDMVPLAAGVGLVAVVVHGLVDNAYFAHDLAMSAWVLGWLAFGRADPADGEDSANDASSRDRRSWLHRFPSVRGSAQRRS from the coding sequence TTGACCGATAGCTCGCGGCCGCCACTCCACCGGGATGTCATTGTCGCGCTCGGCGCGATGATCTCAGTCGCGGGGGCAGGTATCGTGAACGCGCCCGCCTTCGCGATTGTCGCAATCGTGCTCGTTGCGATGGTCGCTGCGGTGATCTCCCCGGTCGGTCTTGCGGCTGCTTCGATTGCCACTCTGCCGTGGTTCTATCACCCGTTATCACTCGCACAGGCGGTAGTCCCTGCGTCGGAGCTCCTTCTGGTGGCAGCCGCGGTCGGGGTCGGCGTACGCACAGCAGGATCACTCGTGCTTGATCGTCCCGGTCGACGGGGAACCCTGACGTCGTTGGGAGATACCTTTCGATCGCCGCTGGTGATCGTGGCCCTCAGCGTCACGATTATTGGTCTGGTCCTCGCGATCTGGCCATATGATCCACTGCATCGCGCCGAGAGCCTGCGTGAGTGGCGGTGGACGTTGGCCGAGCCGCTGATCCTGATCGGCGTTCTCACGCTTACGGCGCGCCGTCACGCGCGACTGGTCGGGCTTGCGCTGCTAGCCGGAGCGACACTCGCCAGCATGCAAGGGATCGGCGACCTGATAACCGGCGGCGGCGTCGTTGTCGAGGGAACGCATCGCATCGCCGGACCGTATCAACACCCGAATTCGCTGGCGATCTATCAGGCGCGCGCGCTCGCCTTCGCGGCTGCCTGGTGGGCTCTCGACGGTCGCGAACGCCGATGGCTGACACCGGTCGTGGTCGTCATTGGTCTGGCCACTGTCGCAACGTTCTCTCGCGGAGCGATCATGGCGGCTGGCATCGCTGGTCTACTCATACTCTGGCACGCGCCACCGCGGTTGCGGGCAACGGGCTACGCCGCTGGCGCTCTCGGCCTTGCTGGTCTGCTGATCGTCGCCCGCGAGCGTATGCTCGACCTGTTCTCTGGCGGCAGCGGCTCACTCCGCCTGGCAATCTGGGATTCAGCATTGCGGATGATCGCGGATCGGCCGATCCGGGGGTACGGCAACGACCAGTTCTTGTACGCATACCTGCCACGCTATGTGAATCCAGTCGCCTGGAGCGAGCGGTTCACCGCACATGCGCACAACTTCATCCTCGATTTCTGGGTACGCCTCGGTATAATCGGCCTCGCCTTCGCCATACTGGCAGCGATCGCCTGTCTCCGCGCGGGGTGGCGCTTTACAGTCGGTTCCGGCATGGGTGACATGGTTCCCCTGGCGGCCGGCGTCGGGCTTGTTGCGGTTGTCGTCCACGGACTGGTGGATAATGCTTACTTCGCCCACGATCTGGCGATGAGCGCATGGGTGCTCGGCTGGCTCGCGTTCGGACGTGCCGACCCGGCAGACGGAGAGGATTCAGCCAACGATGCGAGTAGTCGTGACCGGAGGAGCTGGCTTCATCGGTTCCCATCTGTGCGAGGGTCTGCTCAACGACGGTCATGA